A portion of the Aquicoccus sp. G2-2 genome contains these proteins:
- a CDS encoding phosphotransferase, with amino-acid sequence MRPPGFNSVDAMRSDRKAWRMDILGQDNIALHPEAALAALARLESLIGKLGLVAEAEEALRLVPGKRAVFAGRMAGQDAVFRLPLDAAHIKSFAAEWAELTRAHAYLRSGENQVPEPLYFDPDTGLFVTTRAPGTPLLTHMWRIEAPARAPLVARAAGWLHAYMAPTIETRGVNRRPWRNWAAKAADKQPHAALREIESRILQKMHQLSRKMGDPDWRVAIPHGDFHLNNLIVSGTCLTGVDTGASNHAPIYKDMARALTHMARRGMLPSGRRRFGVDEAALTAFAETFALSETEQTAFLPYLIAFETLIKVEHPQMSAERIAHALSMSEALFQDLRQIS; translated from the coding sequence ATGCGCCCGCCGGGGTTCAATTCGGTTGACGCCATGCGCAGCGACAGGAAAGCTTGGCGCATGGATATTCTCGGTCAGGACAACATCGCGCTCCACCCCGAAGCGGCGCTTGCGGCCCTTGCGCGGCTTGAATCGCTGATCGGCAAGCTTGGCCTCGTGGCAGAGGCTGAAGAGGCCCTGCGTCTTGTCCCCGGCAAACGCGCGGTCTTCGCCGGGCGCATGGCGGGGCAAGACGCAGTGTTCCGCCTGCCGCTTGATGCCGCACATATCAAAAGCTTCGCCGCCGAATGGGCGGAGCTGACCCGCGCGCACGCCTATCTGCGCTCAGGTGAAAACCAAGTGCCCGAACCGCTCTATTTCGACCCTGATACAGGGCTTTTTGTCACAACCCGCGCGCCCGGCACGCCGCTGCTCACCCATATGTGGCGCATTGAAGCGCCCGCGCGCGCACCGCTTGTCGCGCGCGCCGCCGGATGGCTCCATGCCTATATGGCCCCCACCATCGAAACCCGCGGCGTTAATCGCCGCCCTTGGCGCAATTGGGCCGCCAAAGCCGCCGATAAACAGCCCCACGCCGCGCTACGCGAGATTGAATCCCGCATCCTGCAAAAGATGCACCAACTGTCGCGCAAAATGGGCGATCCGGACTGGCGCGTGGCCATCCCGCATGGTGATTTTCACCTCAACAACCTGATCGTGTCCGGCACTTGCCTTACCGGGGTCGACACCGGCGCTTCCAACCATGCGCCGATCTACAAGGATATGGCACGCGCACTGACCCACATGGCCCGCCGCGGGATGCTCCCCTCCGGCCGCCGCCGCTTTGGCGTCGATGAAGCCGCGCTCACAGCGTTCGCTGAAACCTTCGCCCTGTCCGAGACAGAGCAGACCGCCTTCCTGCCTTACCTGATCGCGTTTGAGACCCTGATAAAGGTCGAACACCCGCAAATGTCGGCTGAACGTATCGCCCACGCGCTCAGCATGTCCGAAGCCCTGTTTCAGGATCTCCGCCAGATCAGCTAA
- a CDS encoding HAD family hydrolase, with product MRIAMWSGPRNLSTAMMYAFAARPDFAVMDEPFYAAYLAETGLDHPMRTEILASQPNDPNAVITELLGSIPAQKPHLYQKHMTQHMLPTIPRDWMANVTNVFLIRHPARVVASFAAKYENPSLSDIGFVQQAALYDDITAMGGIPIVIDSADIRRAPETMLKRLCAAIGLEWDSNMLSWPAGGHPSDGVWAAHWYGAVHRSTGFAAAEGPLPTLAAKEAALAKAALPAYEKLAAVKL from the coding sequence ATGCGCATCGCTATGTGGTCCGGCCCCCGCAATCTCTCAACCGCGATGATGTATGCCTTCGCCGCCCGCCCCGATTTCGCCGTGATGGACGAACCGTTCTACGCCGCCTATCTGGCCGAAACCGGCCTTGATCATCCGATGCGCACGGAAATTCTCGCCTCACAGCCTAACGATCCGAACGCAGTGATAACCGAACTTTTAGGCTCTATTCCGGCCCAAAAACCGCATCTCTACCAAAAGCACATGACCCAACACATGCTGCCCACAATCCCGCGCGACTGGATGGCCAATGTCACCAATGTCTTTCTCATCCGGCATCCCGCCCGTGTCGTCGCCAGCTTCGCCGCGAAGTATGAAAACCCGTCACTCTCCGATATCGGCTTTGTTCAACAGGCCGCGCTCTATGACGACATAACCGCCATGGGCGGCATTCCCATCGTGATCGACAGCGCCGACATTCGCCGCGCCCCCGAAACCATGCTCAAACGCCTGTGCGCGGCCATTGGTCTGGAGTGGGATTCCAACATGCTCTCATGGCCCGCCGGCGGGCACCCGTCCGATGGCGTCTGGGCCGCACATTGGTATGGGGCCGTGCATCGCTCCACCGGTTTCGCCGCCGCCGAAGGCCCGCTGCCCACGCTCGCCGCGAAAGAGGCGGCCCTCGCCAAAGCGGCTCTCCCAGCCTACGAAAAACTCGCCGCCGTGAAGCTCTGA
- a CDS encoding ribokinase — MTIFNLGSINTDHFYSVPHLPAPGETLAATGYSIGLGGKGANQSVAAAQAGAPVIHIGSVGPDGGTMVAELRGHGVDCAHVSTVQVPTAHAIINVMPDGENAITIFPGANLEQSLTHLESAISAASDGDCLILQNETNLQLEAARMADAAGLFVIYSAAPFSADAVQAVMPYTDLLVMNAVEAKQLTTAIGTDLSQLPVRHLLITDGARGATWHDQTSKEALHVPAFPVTPVDTTGAGDCFIGYAVAGLNEGMSPEQALRLATAASALQVQRPGTADAIPARAEVDAFLAEQGAA; from the coding sequence ATGACGATCTTCAATCTCGGGTCTATCAATACCGACCATTTCTATTCCGTGCCGCACCTGCCCGCCCCCGGCGAAACGCTGGCGGCAACCGGCTATAGCATCGGCCTTGGTGGAAAAGGCGCAAACCAATCCGTTGCTGCCGCACAGGCCGGCGCGCCCGTTATCCATATCGGCTCGGTTGGCCCCGATGGCGGCACCATGGTGGCCGAGTTGCGCGGCCATGGGGTCGATTGCGCCCATGTCAGCACCGTGCAGGTGCCCACGGCTCATGCCATCATCAATGTCATGCCGGACGGCGAAAATGCTATCACAATCTTTCCCGGTGCCAATCTGGAACAGTCTCTAACCCACCTTGAATCCGCCATTTCTGCCGCATCCGATGGCGATTGCCTGATCCTTCAAAATGAAACCAACCTGCAACTCGAAGCCGCCAGAATGGCTGACGCCGCCGGGCTTTTCGTGATCTACTCCGCCGCTCCGTTTTCCGCCGACGCGGTGCAGGCCGTGATGCCCTATACCGACCTTCTGGTGATGAACGCGGTCGAGGCAAAGCAACTCACCACCGCCATTGGCACCGATCTTTCCCAGCTCCCGGTTCGCCACCTGCTGATAACCGACGGCGCTCGCGGGGCAACCTGGCACGACCAAACATCCAAAGAGGCGCTGCATGTCCCCGCGTTCCCGGTAACACCCGTCGACACCACCGGCGCGGGGGATTGCTTCATCGGCTACGCGGTTGCCGGGTTGAATGAAGGCATGAGCCCAGAACAGGCCCTGCGTCTGGCCACCGCCGCGTCGGCCCTTCAGGTGCAGCGCCCCGGAACAGCCGATGCCATTCCGGCGCGGGCCGAGGTCGATGCCTTTCTGGCCGAACAGGGCGCCGCCTAA
- the mutS gene encoding DNA mismatch repair protein MutS → MMAQYLEIKAQYPNALLFYRMGDFYEMFFDDAVAASEALDIALTKRGKHLGEDIAMCGVPVHAAEGYLLTLIRKGFRVAVCEQMEDPAEAKKRGYKAVVKRDVVRLVTPGTLTEETLLEARRHNYLCAFADVRDAAALAWVDISTGAFHVQPISAVRLGPELARLAPSEVIISEANEADLAELVTEAGAAMSTLGRAAFDSGGAEKRLKTLFGVGALEAFGQFTRAELSALGAIVEYLEITQKGKLPILRVPQREAEARVMQIDAATRSNLELTRALSGKRQGALLATIDRTVTAGGARLLERRLSAPSRVLGMVQDRLDAVEFGMEQAQISGDLRDALRRVPDLDRALSRLGLERGGPRDLAAVRNTLEQAGAIATALAEAALPALLAEAAAALTGHDALRALLERALIAEPPLLVRDGGFIADGFDEELDECRRLRDEGRGVIAGMQADYAAAAEIPSLKIKHNNVLGYFVEVTATHAEKMLSPPLNETFKHRQTTANQVRFTTVPLSEMETKILNAGGRAIEIEKRLYSSLNDAILEKSDTLYAAARGLAELDLATALADLARRGDWVRPKVDASRKLLIEGGRHPVVEQALQASGEPFIANDCGLGDGEDIWLLTGPNMAGKSTFLRQNALIAVLAQMGSFVPARSAEIGMVSQLFSRVGASDDLARGRSTFMVEMVETAAILNQADDHALVILDEIGRGTATYDGLSIAWATLEHLHHANGCRALFATHYHEMTALSAKLERVENATVAVKEWDGEVIFLHEVRKGAADRSYGVQVAKLAGLPEAVIARAKLVLEALEKGEREGGGKTEMLIDDLPLFSATPPPAPRTAEVKESPALAILETIHPDELTPREALQALYDLKEALKS, encoded by the coding sequence ATGATGGCGCAATATCTGGAGATCAAGGCGCAGTATCCGAATGCGCTGTTGTTTTATCGGATGGGCGATTTTTACGAGATGTTCTTCGATGACGCGGTCGCGGCGAGCGAGGCGCTTGATATTGCGCTGACCAAGCGGGGCAAGCATTTAGGCGAAGATATTGCCATGTGCGGCGTGCCGGTTCATGCGGCGGAAGGGTATTTGCTGACGCTGATCCGCAAAGGTTTTCGCGTCGCGGTTTGCGAGCAGATGGAAGACCCTGCAGAGGCAAAAAAGCGCGGCTATAAGGCGGTGGTGAAGCGCGATGTCGTGCGGTTGGTCACGCCCGGCACGCTGACCGAAGAAACGTTGCTGGAGGCGCGACGGCACAATTACCTGTGCGCCTTTGCGGATGTGCGCGATGCGGCGGCGCTGGCTTGGGTGGATATCTCTACCGGGGCATTTCATGTGCAACCGATAAGTGCGGTTCGGCTTGGCCCGGAATTGGCACGGCTGGCCCCGTCGGAGGTAATTATTTCCGAAGCGAATGAAGCTGATTTGGCTGAATTAGTGACTGAAGCCGGGGCAGCGATGAGCACGTTGGGGCGTGCGGCATTTGATTCGGGCGGGGCGGAAAAGCGGTTGAAGACGCTTTTTGGCGTGGGGGCTTTGGAGGCGTTTGGGCAATTCACCCGTGCGGAGCTTTCGGCGCTGGGTGCGATTGTTGAATATCTGGAGATTACGCAGAAGGGAAAACTGCCGATCTTGCGGGTTCCACAACGTGAGGCGGAGGCCCGTGTCATGCAGATTGACGCGGCGACGCGAAGCAATCTTGAACTGACGCGGGCGCTTTCAGGCAAACGGCAGGGGGCGTTGCTGGCGACGATTGACCGGACGGTGACGGCAGGTGGCGCGCGGCTTCTGGAGCGGCGGTTGTCGGCTCCTAGCAGGGTGCTGGGCATGGTGCAGGACCGGCTTGATGCAGTCGAATTCGGGATGGAGCAGGCCCAGATTTCGGGCGATTTGCGCGACGCGTTGCGGCGGGTGCCGGATCTCGACCGGGCGCTTTCGCGGCTCGGGCTTGAGCGCGGGGGGCCGCGCGATCTGGCGGCGGTGCGCAATACCTTGGAACAGGCCGGGGCGATTGCAACGGCGCTGGCAGAGGCTGCATTGCCAGCGTTGCTTGCTGAGGCGGCGGCTGCACTTACCGGGCATGATGCGTTGCGCGCCCTGTTGGAGCGAGCGCTGATTGCGGAGCCGCCATTGCTGGTGCGCGATGGTGGTTTTATTGCAGATGGGTTTGACGAGGAGTTGGACGAATGTCGCCGCCTGCGCGACGAAGGGCGCGGGGTGATTGCCGGGATGCAAGCGGATTACGCGGCTGCGGCAGAGATTCCATCGCTCAAGATCAAGCACAACAATGTGCTGGGCTATTTTGTCGAAGTCACGGCGACCCACGCGGAAAAGATGCTCTCGCCACCTTTGAACGAGACATTCAAACACCGGCAAACCACCGCCAACCAAGTGCGTTTTACCACGGTGCCATTATCGGAGATGGAAACCAAAATTCTGAACGCCGGGGGGCGGGCGATCGAGATTGAAAAACGGCTCTATTCCAGCCTAAACGATGCGATATTGGAAAAATCCGATACGCTTTATGCTGCGGCGCGGGGGTTGGCTGAGCTTGATCTGGCAACGGCGTTGGCCGATCTGGCAAGGCGCGGCGATTGGGTGCGCCCGAAGGTGGATGCAAGTCGCAAGCTGCTGATCGAGGGCGGGCGACATCCGGTGGTGGAACAGGCGTTGCAGGCAAGCGGAGAGCCGTTCATTGCCAATGATTGCGGGCTTGGCGATGGGGAGGATATCTGGTTGCTGACCGGGCCGAACATGGCGGGGAAATCGACCTTCCTGCGGCAAAACGCGCTGATTGCTGTGCTGGCGCAGATGGGCAGTTTCGTACCGGCGCGCAGTGCGGAGATTGGTATGGTGAGCCAGTTGTTCAGCCGCGTCGGCGCCAGCGACGATCTGGCGCGTGGGCGTTCGACTTTCATGGTGGAGATGGTCGAGACGGCGGCGATTCTCAATCAGGCTGATGATCATGCGTTGGTGATCCTGGATGAAATTGGGCGCGGCACGGCGACCTATGACGGGTTGAGCATCGCCTGGGCGACGTTGGAGCATCTGCACCACGCCAATGGCTGCCGCGCGCTGTTTGCCACGCATTACCATGAGATGACCGCGCTTTCGGCCAAGCTGGAGCGGGTGGAGAATGCGACTGTCGCGGTGAAGGAATGGGACGGCGAGGTGATCTTCCTGCATGAGGTGCGCAAGGGGGCGGCAGACCGCTCTTATGGTGTGCAGGTGGCCAAGTTGGCCGGGCTGCCGGAGGCGGTGATCGCGCGGGCCAAGCTGGTGCTTGAGGCGCTGGAAAAAGGTGAGCGCGAAGGCGGCGGCAAGACCGAGATGCTGATTGACGATCTGCCGCTCTTCTCTGCCACACCGCCGCCAGCGCCACGCACCGCAGAGGTGAAGGAAAGCCCAGCTTTGGCCATATTAGAGACGATTCACCCCGATGAATTGACGCCGAGAGAGGCGCTTCAGGCGCTTTATGATCTGAAGGAGGCACTGAAATCATGA
- a CDS encoding farnesyl diphosphate synthase, giving the protein MFEKRLDEVQTLIAAHLREVMAGLGEAPVAEAMRYASGGGKRLRACLVIESARLHDIDDAQALWAASAVECLHAYSLVHDDLPCMDDDDIRRGLPTVHRQWDEATAVLAGDALQALCFEVLARSECSTDAGVRADLVLSMAEAAGVRGMVLGQALDIAAESAEAPLTLAEITQLQAGKTGALITWSACAGARLAQADVAPLTAYGDALGLAFQIADDVLDVEGHAEEMGKAVGKDEEAGKATFVSLLGLDEAKHRAAELVETACEALSSYGDKAESLREAARFVISRRT; this is encoded by the coding sequence GTGTTCGAGAAACGTCTGGACGAGGTTCAAACCCTGATCGCGGCGCATCTGCGCGAGGTCATGGCAGGCTTGGGCGAAGCGCCGGTGGCTGAGGCGATGCGTTATGCCAGTGGCGGCGGCAAACGGCTGCGCGCCTGTCTGGTGATTGAAAGCGCGCGTTTGCATGACATTGACGACGCACAGGCGCTTTGGGCGGCGAGCGCGGTGGAATGCCTGCATGCCTATAGTTTGGTGCATGACGATCTGCCGTGCATGGACGATGACGACATTCGACGTGGGTTGCCGACGGTGCATCGGCAATGGGATGAAGCAACCGCAGTGCTGGCGGGGGATGCGCTGCAGGCGCTTTGCTTTGAGGTGCTGGCGCGGTCGGAATGCAGCACGGATGCTGGTGTGCGCGCCGATCTGGTGTTGAGCATGGCTGAGGCGGCGGGCGTGCGTGGCATGGTGTTGGGTCAGGCGCTTGATATCGCGGCGGAGAGTGCAGAAGCGCCGCTGACCTTGGCCGAAATCACCCAACTTCAGGCGGGCAAGACCGGGGCGTTGATCACTTGGTCGGCTTGCGCCGGAGCGCGGTTGGCGCAGGCGGATGTGGCGCCGCTCACCGCGTATGGCGACGCGCTGGGGCTGGCGTTTCAGATTGCCGATGACGTGCTTGACGTGGAAGGCCACGCCGAAGAGATGGGCAAGGCCGTGGGTAAGGACGAAGAGGCCGGGAAGGCCACGTTTGTTTCGCTGTTGGGGCTTGATGAGGCGAAACACCGCGCGGCGGAGCTTGTGGAAACGGCTTGTGAAGCTTTATCGTCCTATGGTGACAAAGCGGAGAGCTTGCGCGAGGCTGCGCGCTTCGTTATTTCGCGCCGGACGTGA
- a CDS encoding D-amino acid aminotransferase → MHDHVTTHQAEEDARNEQIHIWLNGRIVPKAEALVSVYDSGFMLGDGVWEGLRLYDGTWAFLDEHMDRLFEGAKAIDLDIGLSRDKLISALLETQKANEMTSDAHARLMITRGVKTHPFQHPSLSRQGPTIVIIIEHSRPSIPRPIRLATVPHIRGLPMTQDPKLNSHSKLNCILACIAAEKAGADEGLMLDINGFVNTTNACNFFIVRKGEVWTSTGDYCMNGITRQKVIDLCRANDIPVFERNFSLVDTYGADEAFLTGSFGAQTPVGEIDGRQIGSGEMGPVTKRLRTLYKDLIASLT, encoded by the coding sequence ATGCACGATCACGTCACCACCCATCAGGCCGAAGAAGACGCCCGCAATGAACAGATCCACATCTGGCTAAATGGCCGCATCGTCCCAAAGGCAGAGGCGCTCGTTTCGGTCTATGACAGCGGCTTCATGCTGGGCGATGGCGTCTGGGAAGGCCTGCGGCTTTATGACGGCACATGGGCGTTTCTCGATGAACATATGGACCGGTTGTTCGAGGGCGCAAAAGCGATTGATCTCGATATCGGCCTAAGCCGGGACAAGCTGATTTCCGCCTTGTTAGAGACGCAAAAAGCCAACGAAATGACCAGCGATGCCCATGCCCGCCTGATGATTACCCGTGGCGTGAAAACCCACCCGTTTCAGCACCCCTCATTGTCGCGTCAGGGGCCAACCATCGTTATCATCATCGAACATTCCCGCCCATCGATTCCGCGCCCGATCCGGCTCGCCACCGTGCCGCATATCCGTGGCCTGCCGATGACGCAGGACCCGAAACTCAATTCCCATTCCAAGCTGAACTGCATCCTCGCCTGTATCGCCGCCGAAAAGGCCGGCGCTGATGAAGGGTTGATGCTCGACATCAACGGCTTCGTGAACACCACCAACGCCTGCAATTTCTTCATCGTCCGCAAAGGCGAAGTTTGGACCTCCACGGGCGACTATTGCATGAACGGCATCACCCGGCAGAAAGTGATCGACCTGTGCCGCGCCAACGACATCCCGGTGTTTGAGAGGAACTTCTCGCTCGTTGATACCTACGGCGCAGATGAAGCGTTCCTGACCGGATCGTTCGGTGCCCAAACCCCGGTGGGCGAAATCGACGGCCGCCAGATCGGCAGCGGCGAAATGGGTCCCGTCACCAAACGCCTGCGCACCCTTTACAAGGATCTGATCGCGTCACTCACCTAA
- a CDS encoding exodeoxyribonuclease VII small subunit, giving the protein MSERPVSEMTFEEAMAELEQVVGNLESGDVALDDSIKLYERGAELKKRCEAKLKDAEEKVAAITLDAEGNPTGLKPVEGL; this is encoded by the coding sequence ATGAGCGAACGGCCGGTTTCGGAAATGACGTTTGAAGAGGCGATGGCCGAGCTTGAGCAGGTTGTCGGCAACCTGGAGAGCGGTGATGTCGCGCTTGATGATTCGATCAAGCTTTATGAGCGCGGTGCAGAGTTGAAAAAACGCTGCGAAGCCAAGCTGAAGGATGCCGAGGAAAAGGTGGCCGCGATCACCCTTGACGCAGAGGGCAACCCGACCGGGTTGAAGCCGGTCGAGGGGCTTTAA
- a CDS encoding histone deacetylase family protein: protein MTTALYTHADCLSHETPSGHPEQVARLHAIERALADVQGLDRREAPLCVDDDILLCHPQAYLERIAAHGRGALDADTWMSEGSMQAARRAVGGAVAAVDAVLAGDVANAFVATRPPGHHAETETPMGFCLFGNVSIAAKHALERHGLARVAVVDFDVHHGNGTQDLLWNEPRALFVTSQQMPLWPGTGDESETGAHDNVLNLPLAPESGGEEMRAVYESKVFPRVAAFAPELILVSAGFDAHAEDPLANLNWTDDDFAWLTDRLCALASEQCGGRLVSVLEGGYDLDALGRGVKRHVEGLMAAG from the coding sequence ATGACCACTGCGCTTTATACCCATGCCGATTGTCTGAGCCATGAAACCCCGTCCGGCCATCCTGAACAAGTGGCGCGGTTGCATGCGATCGAGCGCGCATTGGCAGATGTTCAGGGGCTTGACCGGCGCGAGGCGCCGCTTTGTGTGGATGACGATATTCTGCTCTGCCATCCGCAAGCCTATCTTGAGCGAATCGCGGCGCATGGGCGCGGGGCGCTGGATGCGGATACATGGATGTCTGAAGGGTCGATGCAGGCGGCGCGGCGCGCAGTGGGCGGTGCGGTGGCGGCGGTGGATGCGGTGTTGGCCGGGGACGTGGCAAACGCCTTTGTCGCCACACGCCCGCCCGGTCATCATGCGGAAACAGAGACGCCGATGGGGTTCTGCCTGTTTGGAAACGTCTCTATCGCGGCCAAACATGCGCTTGAGCGGCATGGGTTGGCGCGTGTGGCGGTGGTTGATTTTGACGTGCATCATGGCAACGGCACGCAGGATCTGCTTTGGAATGAGCCGCGTGCGCTGTTTGTGACGTCGCAGCAAATGCCGCTTTGGCCCGGAACCGGCGACGAAAGCGAGACCGGCGCGCATGATAACGTGTTGAACCTGCCGCTTGCGCCGGAGAGTGGCGGCGAGGAGATGCGCGCGGTGTATGAGAGCAAGGTTTTTCCGCGTGTCGCCGCATTTGCGCCGGAGCTTATTCTGGTTTCGGCTGGGTTTGATGCGCATGCGGAAGATCCGTTGGCCAATCTCAACTGGACGGATGACGATTTTGCATGGTTGACGGACCGGCTTTGTGCGCTGGCCAGTGAGCAGTGCGGCGGGCGGCTCGTTTCGGTATTGGAAGGCGGGTATGACCTGGATGCGTTGGGCAGGGGTGTGAAGCGCCATGTAGAGGGATTGATGGCGGCAGGGTGA
- a CDS encoding NADP-dependent malic enzyme yields MTKAKITREDALHFHLTPSPGKWEVQATVPMNTQRDLSLAYSPGVAVPCEEIAANPETAYDYTNKGNLVAVISNGTAVLGLGNLGALGSKPVMEGKSVLFKRFADVNSIDLEFDTEDADEFISGVRLLAKTFGGINLEDIKAPECFIIEQQLKEELDIPVFHDDQHGTAVICAAGLINALYLSDKKIEDVRIVVNGAGAAGIACIELLKRMGARHDNCIICDTKGVVYQGRDSGMNQWKSAHAISTDLRTLEEAMNGADVFLGVSAKGAVTQEMVANMAPNPVIFAMANPDPEITPEEAHEVREDAIIATGRSDYPNQVNNVLGFPYLFRGALDIHARAINDEMKIACAEALARLAREDVPDEVGMAYGKKLSFGRDYIIPTPFDPRLIYTIPPAVARAGMETGAARRPIIDMDAYEASLKARMDPTASILRSLNARARAAQATMIFAEGDDPRVLRAAVQYQRAGMGKAIVVGRDADVKQKLTAEGLADAVDELEVVNAATTDHLAEYKEFLYNRLQRQGFDQHDIHRLAARDRHVFSALMVAHGHGDAVVTGATRKSSHVLDLINHVFDADAHHGAVGVTAVLHKGRIVLIADTLVHEWPDEEDLATIAERSAQVARHLGLEPRVAFASFSTFGYPYSERAEKMHIAPSVLDRRGVDFEYDGEMTVDVALNPQAQATYPFSRLTGPANILVVPARHSASISVKLMQEMAGATVIGPILAGVDNSIQICSSNSTVNDILNMAVLAACKVG; encoded by the coding sequence ATGACCAAAGCCAAAATCACCCGCGAAGACGCCCTGCATTTTCACCTCACCCCCAGTCCGGGCAAATGGGAGGTGCAGGCGACCGTTCCAATGAACACCCAGCGCGACCTGTCGCTTGCCTATTCTCCCGGCGTGGCCGTGCCTTGCGAGGAAATCGCCGCCAACCCGGAAACCGCGTATGACTACACCAACAAGGGCAATCTTGTCGCTGTTATCTCGAACGGCACGGCGGTGCTTGGCCTTGGCAATCTCGGCGCGCTCGGCTCCAAGCCGGTGATGGAGGGCAAGTCCGTGCTCTTCAAACGCTTTGCCGATGTGAACTCCATCGACCTTGAGTTTGACACCGAAGACGCCGATGAATTCATTTCCGGCGTGCGCTTGCTCGCCAAGACATTCGGCGGCATCAACCTTGAAGATATCAAAGCGCCAGAGTGCTTCATCATCGAACAACAGCTCAAGGAAGAGCTGGATATCCCGGTCTTTCACGATGATCAGCACGGCACCGCGGTGATTTGCGCCGCCGGGCTGATCAACGCGCTGTATCTGTCGGACAAGAAAATCGAAGACGTGCGCATCGTGGTCAACGGGGCAGGCGCCGCAGGCATCGCCTGTATCGAGCTTCTCAAACGCATGGGCGCGCGGCACGACAATTGCATCATCTGCGATACCAAGGGGGTGGTTTATCAGGGGCGTGACAGCGGCATGAACCAATGGAAATCCGCCCACGCAATCAGCACAGATTTGCGCACGCTCGAAGAGGCGATGAACGGTGCCGATGTGTTTCTCGGGGTCTCCGCCAAGGGCGCGGTGACACAGGAAATGGTGGCGAACATGGCCCCCAACCCGGTGATTTTCGCCATGGCCAACCCCGACCCGGAAATTACCCCCGAAGAAGCCCACGAGGTCCGTGAGGATGCAATCATCGCCACTGGCCGCTCGGATTATCCCAATCAGGTCAATAACGTGCTTGGCTTTCCCTATCTCTTCCGTGGTGCGCTCGATATCCATGCCCGCGCCATCAATGACGAGATGAAGATCGCCTGCGCCGAAGCCCTCGCCCGCCTTGCACGCGAAGACGTGCCTGATGAGGTCGGCATGGCCTACGGCAAGAAGCTCTCGTTCGGGCGCGACTACATCATCCCGACCCCGTTTGATCCACGCTTGATCTATACCATCCCGCCTGCCGTGGCCCGCGCAGGCATGGAAACCGGCGCCGCGCGCCGCCCCATTATCGACATGGACGCTTACGAAGCTTCGCTCAAAGCGCGGATGGACCCGACCGCTTCGATCCTGCGCAGCCTCAACGCACGCGCCCGCGCCGCACAGGCCACGATGATCTTTGCCGAGGGGGATGACCCCCGTGTGCTTCGCGCCGCCGTGCAATATCAACGCGCTGGCATGGGCAAGGCAATCGTCGTCGGGCGTGATGCGGATGTGAAACAGAAGCTCACCGCCGAAGGGCTGGCCGATGCGGTGGACGAGCTTGAAGTGGTGAACGCAGCCACCACTGACCACCTCGCCGAATACAAGGAATTTCTTTACAACCGCTTGCAGCGGCAGGGGTTCGATCAGCACGATATTCACCGCCTCGCCGCGCGCGACCGGCACGTCTTCTCCGCGCTGATGGTGGCACATGGCCATGGCGATGCCGTGGTGACGGGGGCAACCCGCAAATCCTCGCATGTGCTCGACTTGATCAACCACGTCTTCGATGCCGATGCCCATCATGGGGCCGTTGGTGTCACTGCTGTTTTGCACAAGGGGCGCATCGTGCTTATCGCTGACACCTTGGTGCATGAATGGCCGGATGAGGAAGACCTCGCCACCATCGCAGAGCGGTCCGCTCAGGTTGCCCGCCATCTCGGGCTTGAGCCACGCGTCGCTTTCGCCAGCTTCTCAACCTTCGGCTACCCCTATTCAGAACGCGCCGAAAAGATGCATATCGCGCCCTCTGTGCTTGATCGCCGGGGCGTCGATTTCGAATATGACGGCGAAATGACAGTCGATGTCGCGCTTAATCCGCAGGCACAGGCAACCTATCCGTTTTCCCGGCTCACCGGCCCGGCCAATATCCTTGTCGTTCCGGCCCGCCATTCTGCCTCGATCTCGGTAAAACTCATGCAGGAAATGGCAGGCGCCACCGTGATCGGGCCGATTCTTGCCGGCGTGGACAACTCGATTCAGATTTGTTCGTCTAATTCCACGGTTAACGATATCCTAAACATGGCGGTGCTGGCGGCCTGCAAGGTCGGCTAA